Part of the Labrus bergylta chromosome 19, fLabBer1.1, whole genome shotgun sequence genome, agagacaatttTGATAAACTCAAACATTGCAACTGCTGATGAAATTGTCTGAGTATCCCTTTTCAGTCTCTAAGAGTTCCTGTATCGTCTTTCTAAAGTTCTACAtcttaaatcctttttttctcaagtcctctttggcttcctttatTTGCTCCTGCAGCTCTTTCGCTGCGTCGTCACAGTCATTGAAGGTGGCCACCCTGTATCCCACCGTGGCCAAGGAGTAGCAGCCAAATGAAACCAGCAGGTACAGAGGCATCGGCCAGGCAGCCTCCCTGTAAGTCTGCGGCAGGCTCAGGTCCAACAGGTCGAAAGAGACCAGAGCCCACACTGCGCCCACCAGCGACACACCAAACAGCCACTCCACAAGTTTAGTCATAATGAGAGATGATGAGGGGACTTCAGGTGAGCAGCCGGGACACAACCTGCAAGAGAAACCAACGGTTAAAACCATTTCATTACCTTAGCATTAGCACCTGAGAGTAGCATTTTGTTAACTTCCAAgctacaacaaacaaagaaaacaaacagcagatagGACGCGACAACAACAGACACGAGTATTACAAAGGCTTCAATATAA contains:
- the dpm3 gene encoding dolichol-phosphate mannosyltransferase subunit 3, coding for MTKLVEWLFGVSLVGAVWALVSFDLLDLSLPQTYREAAWPMPLYLLVSFGCYSLATVGYRVATFNDCDDAAKELQEQIKEAKEDLRKKGFKM